A genomic segment from Candidatus Dependentiae bacterium encodes:
- a CDS encoding M23 family metallopeptidase produces the protein MSLKYVVLIIVLGVCGLLGKIGYTFFFDSTKPFIMIYGIENNKSYAGDIECKVSSDKSGNLAVWLDEKPLITSFKLAANVNAYPFTIPTKTLANGKHMLKATLTDKTFNKNVTAIERNFEVDNVPLQAAFIKQDMQHKVFQGRTLHVQFQVNKPIKKAEIQVLAHTYDCIPESKNSSVYECFIPIACEEMPNEYLLSAVITDRVGNVLNLDSKFHIMPFPFKTQHLHVDSKQVEKEKEVGLPNSQLEEQIAELTKKSPKEKLWRGAFCTPLEVKRVTCDFGTVRTTQEKGRYAHKALDVINLPKSVVWSTQNGIVVIKDRYAMTGNTVVVDHGMGILSMFCHLEDFADIEVGQKVAKGNPVGTMGKTGYAQGYHLHWEMRLNNIAIDPMQWTKANF, from the coding sequence ATGAGCCTCAAGTATGTTGTTTTAATTATCGTGTTAGGTGTCTGTGGCTTGCTTGGCAAAATTGGTTATACATTTTTTTTTGATAGTACAAAACCGTTTATTATGATTTATGGCATAGAAAATAACAAATCTTACGCTGGAGATATTGAGTGTAAAGTTTCTAGCGATAAAAGTGGCAACCTTGCTGTGTGGCTTGATGAAAAGCCATTGATTACTAGTTTTAAATTAGCTGCCAATGTGAATGCATATCCATTTACTATTCCTACAAAAACGCTTGCCAATGGCAAACATATGTTAAAAGCTACACTGACAGATAAAACGTTTAATAAAAACGTAACGGCTATTGAACGAAACTTTGAGGTAGATAATGTACCGTTGCAGGCAGCATTTATAAAACAAGATATGCAACACAAAGTATTTCAAGGACGTACATTGCATGTGCAATTTCAAGTAAACAAGCCAATTAAAAAAGCAGAAATTCAGGTGCTTGCGCATACGTATGATTGTATCCCAGAATCAAAAAATTCGTCAGTATATGAATGTTTTATACCGATTGCATGTGAAGAGATGCCCAATGAGTATCTTCTTTCTGCAGTTATTACTGACCGTGTTGGTAATGTTTTGAATCTAGATAGTAAATTTCACATTATGCCATTTCCATTTAAAACACAACATTTGCATGTTGATTCAAAACAAGTAGAAAAAGAAAAAGAAGTTGGTTTGCCAAACTCTCAGCTTGAAGAGCAAATAGCTGAATTGACAAAAAAATCACCAAAAGAAAAACTATGGCGTGGTGCTTTTTGTACACCACTTGAAGTCAAGCGTGTTACGTGTGATTTTGGTACAGTACGTACTACCCAAGAAAAAGGGCGTTATGCGCATAAAGCGCTTGATGTAATTAATTTACCAAAAAGTGTTGTATGGTCAACGCAAAATGGTATTGTGGTAATTAAAGATCGCTATGCTATGACAGGTAATACTGTTGTTGTTGATCATGGTATGGGTATACTTTCTATGTTTTGCCATTTGGAAGATTTTGCCGATATTGAAGTTGGTCAAAAAGTTGCAAAGGGTAATCCTGTTGGCACAATGGGCAAAACTGGTTATGCGCAAGGATATCACTTACATTGGGAAATGCGACTAAACAACATTGCTATTGATCCTATGCAATGGACGAAAGCAAATTTTTAG